A genomic region of Venturia canescens isolate UGA chromosome 9, ASM1945775v1, whole genome shotgun sequence contains the following coding sequences:
- the LOC122415589 gene encoding uncharacterized protein, whose translation MELRIVLLAHIVGICSGLREVRMQVPTAVEKGGAAILNCWYDLEGATLYAVKWYKERREFYRFTPNENPPMKTFHIGNLQVNNEQSNATQVALVDLDLDASGQYSCEVSADAPSFHTAIVSATMNVAELPANRPTIHGLQRKYAIGESLRLNCTSDRSKPAANLTWFVNDRQPAHSYVRTYSPLDTNESEWQISHISLQFLVTGEHFTLGKLKIRCSASVYDIYWQSTEVSAEEDRPRVIQLEPAATIVGMNYPQPPPNLQTGQRKPDGHLDVKDIGSSARGLQASPSLIMEFLVLMRLLVN comes from the exons ATGGAACTCCGCATCGTTTTACTCGCACATATCGTGG GTATTTGCTCGGGGCTGCGCGAGGTGCGCATGCAAGTACCTACGGCCGTCGAGAAGGGCGGCGCGGCAATATTAAACTGCTGGTATGACCTGGAGGGCGCAACACTTTACGCCGTCAAATGGTACAAGGAGAGAAGAGAATTTTATCGGTTTACCCCTAACGAGAATCCACCCATGAAAACCTTTCATATTGGAAATCTTCAAGTTAAC AACGAGCAAAGCAATGCGACTCAGGTAGCACTCGTGGACTTGGATTTGGACGCCAGCGGACAGTACAGCTGCGAAGTGTCGGCTGACGCACCTTCTTTTCACACCGCAATTGTCAGCGCAACCATGAACGTGGCTG AACTACCCGCGAACAGGCCAACGATTCATGGATTACAGAGAAAATACGCTATCGGTGAGAGTCTGAGGCTCAACTGCACATCCGACAGAAGCAAACCGGCGGCGAATCTCACCTGGTTCGTCAACGATCGCCAG CCGGCACATTCGTACGTACGGACGTACAGTCCGCTGGACACGAACGAATCAGAATGGCAAATATCTCACATAAGTTTACAGTTTTTGGTGACTGGCGAGCACTTTACTTTGGGTAAGCTGAAAATCCGTTGCAGCGCATCTGTCTATGACATATATTGGCAAAGCACCGAAGTAAGTGCAGAGGAGGATCGACCCAGAGTTATTCAATTAGAGCCGGCAGCGACTATCGTAGGCATGAATTATCCTCAACCACCGCCAAATCTACAAACGGGTCAACGAAAACCGGATGGACATCTGGACGTGAAAg ATATCGGATCCTCCGCGCGGGGACTGCAAGCCTCGCCGAGTTTAATTATGGAATTTCTTGTTTTAATGAGACTGCTCGTTAATTGA